Proteins found in one Pontibacter sp. SGAir0037 genomic segment:
- the murB gene encoding UDP-N-acetylmuramate dehydrogenase, with the protein MLIQSQFSLKPYNTFGIDVKAKYFAQFDSLEELQQLLQMPNFKQEPKLIVGGGSNLLFTQDFDGLVLLNHIKGIEKVKEDEEHVYLKAGGGEIWHDFVLYTLQQNVGGLENLSLIPGTVGAAPLQNIGAYGVEIKDVFYKLDAVHQQTGELKVFDKQACRFGYRESIFKNELKGQYIITSVTFRLHKAHQLNTSYGAITSTLEEMQVLSPTIQDISAAVCQIRKSKLPDPLVIGNAGSFFKNPEIPVGQFEALKQNYPALPSYPVSQDTVKVPAGWLIEQSGWKGKVIENYGVHKDQALVLVNYGGANGNQIYQLAKNIIQSVEEKFGIRLSPEVNII; encoded by the coding sequence ATGCTTATTCAGTCCCAATTCTCCCTGAAGCCTTACAATACATTTGGTATTGATGTAAAGGCAAAATATTTTGCTCAGTTTGACAGCCTGGAGGAATTACAGCAGTTACTGCAGATGCCGAACTTTAAGCAGGAGCCTAAGTTGATTGTAGGAGGCGGCAGCAATTTATTGTTTACCCAGGATTTTGATGGTCTAGTTTTGCTAAACCATATCAAAGGCATTGAGAAAGTGAAGGAGGACGAGGAGCATGTTTATCTAAAAGCGGGTGGTGGAGAAATATGGCACGATTTCGTACTGTATACCCTACAGCAAAATGTAGGGGGCCTGGAGAACCTATCCTTAATACCTGGCACAGTAGGCGCAGCTCCTCTTCAGAATATCGGGGCCTATGGCGTAGAAATCAAAGATGTATTCTATAAGCTGGACGCAGTGCACCAACAGACAGGTGAGCTAAAGGTATTTGACAAGCAGGCTTGCCGCTTCGGATACCGTGAAAGTATATTTAAGAATGAGCTCAAAGGCCAATACATTATTACTTCTGTTACCTTCAGGCTACATAAGGCACATCAGCTTAATACTTCTTACGGTGCCATTACAAGTACTTTAGAAGAAATGCAAGTATTATCGCCCACCATACAGGATATAAGTGCAGCCGTTTGCCAGATCAGGAAAAGCAAACTTCCGGACCCATTAGTAATCGGCAATGCCGGTAGCTTCTTCAAAAATCCTGAAATACCTGTTGGTCAGTTTGAGGCACTAAAACAGAATTATCCGGCCCTGCCCTCTTATCCTGTTTCACAAGATACCGTAAAAGTACCTGCCGGCTGGCTAATAGAGCAGAGCGGCTGGAAAGGCAAAGTAATAGAAAACTATGGTGTGCATAAAGACCAGGCGCTGGTGCTGGTAAACTATGGCGGTGCCAACGGAAACCAGATTTATCAGCTGGCAAAAAACATCATCCAGTCGGTTGAAGAAAAGTTTGGCATCAGGCTTTCTCCTGAAGTTAACATTATTTAA
- a CDS encoding collagen-like protein has translation MKRFLQFFMILAIAVGQIACEGPEGPEGTPGPAGPQGPQGPAGPAGTGTTAQVFDLDDFNFTADDDTLGINLTALAQAGITVQESDVILVYRFEAAYINSNNVTIPVFSPLPQTKLLSQGTLIYDFFHSHELLGIYLKRNFNLTTLSANDTEQYLTNQIFRFIIIPGEFLGRRSEQFLTYDEVAEYYNIKESDIKRIDLK, from the coding sequence ATGAAAAGATTCCTACAGTTTTTTATGATCCTGGCTATAGCAGTTGGCCAGATAGCGTGCGAGGGTCCTGAAGGGCCAGAAGGTACACCAGGCCCTGCCGGACCACAAGGGCCACAGGGACCAGCCGGACCAGCTGGTACTGGAACAACGGCACAGGTTTTTGATTTAGATGACTTCAACTTCACTGCTGATGATGACACATTAGGAATCAATCTAACAGCTTTAGCTCAAGCTGGCATAACTGTCCAGGAATCTGATGTGATCTTAGTTTATCGTTTTGAAGCTGCATATATAAATAGTAACAATGTAACTATTCCCGTATTTAGCCCTTTACCACAAACTAAATTATTATCGCAAGGAACATTAATATATGATTTCTTCCATAGCCATGAATTATTAGGCATTTACTTGAAGAGGAATTTCAATTTAACTACATTATCAGCCAACGATACCGAACAATACTTAACTAATCAAATTTTCCGCTTTATTATAATTCCAGGTGAGTTTTTAGGAAGGCGTTCAGAGCAATTCTTGACTTATGATGAAGTAGCTGAATACTACAACATCAAAGAATCAGATATCAAACGCATAGATTTAAAATAA
- a CDS encoding copper resistance protein NlpE has protein sequence MRKHYTILFLQLILVLTVFTSCKKDKEDEATPSTEQMLVADEWQGSAVMAMGLDVSARPEVREVFPDIKTLTLSFNNDGTYIATYRENNTPQTISGRWQLLNNGKVLSIDMIGDLEIKTITQNQLILATKVPLEGSAGVTVETEAHFVRP, from the coding sequence ATGCGTAAACACTATACAATTTTATTTCTGCAGTTAATATTGGTTTTAACTGTTTTTACTTCATGTAAAAAAGATAAAGAAGACGAGGCCACTCCTTCTACTGAACAGATGCTGGTAGCCGATGAGTGGCAGGGTTCTGCTGTAATGGCTATGGGCCTGGATGTATCGGCCAGACCTGAAGTAAGAGAAGTTTTTCCTGATATTAAAACATTAACGCTTTCTTTCAATAACGACGGCACCTATATTGCCACGTATAGAGAAAACAACACCCCTCAAACGATTAGTGGTCGCTGGCAACTTTTAAACAATGGCAAAGTACTCAGCATAGATATGATAGGTGATCTTGAAATTAAAACTATAACACAAAACCAGTTAATTCTGGCTACCAAAGTTCCTTTAGAAGGATCTGCCGGAGTTACTGTTGAAACAGAGGCACATTTCGTAAGACCTTAG
- a CDS encoding ATP-dependent helicase: MDYISLLNESQRKAVLHTEGPAMIIAGAGSGKTRVLTYRIAHLISLGVDPFNILALTFTNKAAKEMRHRIEKVIGNEAKNIWMGTFHSVFSRILRSEADKIGFPKSFTIYDTDDSRTLVRNIVKEMNLDDKLYKPNVVLGRISAAKNKLISVKQYLNDPTIQADDEAAMRPKIGKIYETYQKRCFAAGAMDFDDLLFNTNVLFKDHPDALNKYQNIFKFVMVDEYQDTNYSQYLITRKLAAQNRNIVVVGDDAQSIYAFRGADIQNILNFERDYPELEVFKLEQNYRSTKNIVHAANSVIKHNTAQLRKEVFTDNEQGPLIEVIKANSDNEEGKLVATTIYEEKMNNHLSYDDFAILYRTNAQSRAMEEALRRMNIKYKIIGGLSFYQRKEIKDLIAYLRLTVNPNDEQALRRVINYPKRGIGETTESKIFVTAEETNHTVWEVVQNASSFMGNRVGTAIENFSIMIRDFARIAEHNDAFEAAKHIAKHSGIVDDLYQDKTVEGLARYENIQELLNGIKEYVDDPEKEDKSLSAFLQDIALITDADTKADEEGEFVTLMTIHSAKGLEFKNVFIVGMEENLFPSQMMLNSRADLEEERRLFYVAITRAEKRLYLTYATSRYQWGNLRACEKSRFLDEIDAKYLNFKYGDNGGSAGGVFERVLQRKSNLISTPPKKQVATAYTAPGDFQPSDTSALAAGMKVEHPKFGFGVVTKMDTQGNSVKAIINFEEVGEKTLLLSFAKLRIHS, translated from the coding sequence ATGGATTACATTAGTTTATTAAACGAGTCGCAGCGCAAAGCGGTTCTCCATACAGAAGGACCGGCCATGATTATTGCGGGTGCCGGTTCCGGAAAAACAAGAGTTCTTACCTACAGGATTGCACACCTGATCAGCCTGGGAGTTGATCCTTTTAATATACTGGCCTTAACCTTTACCAATAAGGCAGCCAAGGAAATGCGCCATCGTATCGAAAAAGTGATTGGCAACGAAGCAAAGAATATCTGGATGGGAACCTTCCACTCCGTTTTCTCGCGCATTTTACGCTCCGAAGCAGATAAAATCGGTTTCCCGAAAAGCTTTACCATATACGACACCGACGATTCCAGAACGCTTGTCCGCAATATTGTGAAAGAGATGAACCTGGACGACAAACTGTATAAGCCGAATGTTGTGCTGGGCAGAATTTCAGCCGCCAAAAACAAGCTGATTTCGGTAAAACAATATTTAAACGACCCTACCATTCAGGCCGACGACGAAGCTGCCATGCGCCCTAAGATCGGCAAAATCTATGAAACCTACCAGAAACGCTGCTTTGCTGCCGGAGCCATGGATTTTGACGACCTGTTGTTTAACACCAACGTGCTTTTTAAGGATCATCCGGATGCGCTCAACAAATACCAGAACATCTTTAAGTTTGTAATGGTGGATGAGTATCAGGATACCAACTATTCGCAGTACCTGATCACCCGGAAACTGGCCGCTCAAAACAGAAATATTGTAGTGGTTGGAGATGATGCACAGTCAATTTATGCTTTCCGTGGAGCTGATATACAAAACATCCTGAACTTTGAGCGCGACTACCCGGAGCTGGAAGTATTTAAATTAGAGCAAAATTACCGCTCTACAAAAAATATTGTACATGCAGCTAACTCGGTTATAAAGCACAATACAGCGCAGCTGCGCAAAGAAGTATTTACTGATAACGAGCAGGGTCCCCTGATAGAGGTCATAAAAGCCAATTCAGATAACGAAGAAGGTAAGCTGGTGGCAACTACCATCTACGAGGAGAAAATGAACAACCACCTCTCCTACGACGACTTTGCCATACTTTACCGCACCAATGCTCAATCGAGGGCAATGGAAGAGGCTTTGCGCCGCATGAACATCAAGTATAAGATTATTGGTGGCCTCTCCTTCTATCAGCGTAAAGAAATAAAGGACCTGATTGCGTACCTTCGCCTTACGGTTAATCCTAACGATGAGCAGGCGCTGCGCCGTGTCATTAACTATCCGAAGCGTGGTATAGGCGAAACAACAGAATCCAAGATTTTTGTAACAGCAGAAGAAACAAACCATACGGTATGGGAAGTGGTGCAGAATGCCAGCAGTTTCATGGGGAACAGAGTAGGCACGGCTATTGAGAACTTCTCTATCATGATCCGTGATTTTGCCCGTATTGCAGAACACAACGATGCCTTTGAAGCAGCAAAGCATATTGCCAAACACTCCGGTATCGTAGATGATCTGTACCAGGATAAAACTGTTGAAGGCCTGGCCCGCTACGAAAACATACAGGAGCTCCTGAATGGTATAAAAGAATACGTAGACGATCCGGAGAAAGAAGATAAAAGCCTTTCAGCCTTCCTGCAGGATATTGCGCTTATAACTGATGCCGACACAAAAGCCGACGAAGAAGGTGAGTTTGTTACGTTAATGACTATCCACTCTGCCAAAGGCCTGGAGTTTAAGAATGTGTTTATAGTAGGTATGGAGGAAAATCTCTTTCCGAGCCAGATGATGCTCAATTCAAGAGCAGACCTGGAGGAAGAGCGTCGCCTGTTTTATGTGGCTATTACCCGTGCCGAGAAAAGGCTATACCTTACCTACGCTACCAGTCGTTACCAGTGGGGCAACCTGCGTGCCTGTGAGAAAAGCCGCTTTCTGGATGAAATTGATGCCAAATACCTTAACTTTAAATATGGAGATAATGGTGGTTCAGCCGGTGGTGTTTTCGAAAGAGTACTACAGCGCAAAAGCAACTTAATTTCCACGCCTCCTAAAAAGCAGGTAGCAACGGCATATACAGCCCCAGGCGATTTCCAGCCGAGCGATACCTCTGCATTGGCAGCGGGCATGAAAGTGGAGCACCCAAAATTCGGTTTTGGCGTAGTAACTAAGATGGACACGCAGGGAAACAGTGTAAAAGCCATTATTAACTTTGAAGAGGTTGGCGAAAAAACACTGCTCCTGAGCTTTGCCAAGCTACGCATACACAGCTAA
- a CDS encoding sodium:solute symporter family protein, translating into MHLDVIDWIVIAVFGILILGIGISYTGKASGTMANYFLGGRNLSWWIAGTSMVATTFAADTPLAVTELVAKSGISGNWLWWNMLFGGLLTTFFFARLWRRAGIITDLEFIEMRYSGKAASFLRGFRAIYLGIFMNSLIIGWVNVALMSIIEVFFEVPRTEQLIYVAIAMIIVVIYSSLSGLLGVAITDVVQFAIAIFGCIVLAYLVVGSEQIGGIAGLKEKLPSWSLNYFPQIGSDDGGTGIAETLTLSVGAFLAFTTVQWWASWYPGNEPGGGGYIAQRMMSTKNEKHALYATLFFQIAHYCVRPWPWILVALSAVVLYPELSLEDKKLGFVMAMKDFLPSGLKGLLLVAFFAAYMSTVSTQLNWGASYIINDFYARFVKQDASQRQLVNASRITTFLLMVISLAITTQITSISGVWAFIMEAGAGLGLVLILRWYWWRINAWSEIVATIAPFIAYAFSKFVLAWEFPNSFFLTVGFTTLAWIIATYVTPAVPSGVLQDFYQKIQPDGAWRPVRISLQLPKPRTRIFHLLVAWLSAVVMVYSTLFFIGDLIFQNYSRFFIWLGVALLSMFVMIAISKRIKFFDD; encoded by the coding sequence ATGCACCTCGACGTAATTGACTGGATTGTTATTGCCGTTTTTGGCATATTAATTTTAGGTATTGGTATAAGCTATACAGGCAAGGCCAGTGGCACAATGGCAAACTATTTCCTGGGCGGCAGAAACCTGTCCTGGTGGATAGCAGGAACATCTATGGTTGCCACCACTTTTGCAGCCGACACTCCCTTAGCTGTAACCGAGCTGGTAGCGAAAAGTGGTATTTCAGGCAACTGGCTGTGGTGGAATATGCTTTTTGGCGGCCTGTTAACAACCTTCTTCTTTGCCAGGCTCTGGCGCAGGGCAGGTATTATTACAGATCTGGAGTTTATCGAAATGCGCTATTCCGGCAAAGCCGCATCTTTTTTAAGAGGTTTCAGAGCTATTTACCTGGGCATCTTTATGAACAGCCTCATCATAGGTTGGGTAAATGTGGCTTTAATGTCTATTATCGAGGTGTTTTTTGAGGTACCACGGACAGAGCAACTGATATATGTTGCCATAGCCATGATTATTGTGGTTATTTACTCGTCGTTATCCGGCTTGCTTGGAGTAGCTATAACAGACGTTGTGCAGTTTGCCATAGCTATTTTTGGCTGTATTGTACTAGCCTATTTGGTAGTAGGCTCCGAGCAGATAGGCGGTATAGCAGGTTTAAAGGAAAAACTGCCAAGCTGGTCGTTAAACTACTTTCCGCAGATAGGCTCCGATGACGGAGGAACAGGCATTGCCGAAACCTTAACCTTATCGGTGGGTGCCTTTCTGGCTTTTACCACAGTGCAGTGGTGGGCAAGCTGGTACCCGGGCAACGAGCCGGGTGGCGGGGGGTATATTGCCCAGCGCATGATGAGTACCAAAAATGAGAAACATGCCCTTTATGCAACTTTATTTTTCCAGATAGCCCATTATTGTGTTCGCCCCTGGCCCTGGATCCTGGTGGCCCTGAGTGCCGTGGTACTTTACCCGGAGCTATCTCTTGAAGATAAGAAGCTGGGCTTTGTAATGGCGATGAAGGACTTTCTGCCGTCCGGCCTGAAAGGACTACTTTTAGTTGCATTCTTTGCTGCTTACATGAGTACAGTTTCGACACAACTTAACTGGGGCGCGAGTTATATTATCAACGACTTTTATGCACGCTTTGTAAAGCAGGATGCAAGCCAGCGACAACTCGTTAATGCCTCCCGTATTACGACCTTCCTGCTCATGGTCATTTCGCTAGCCATTACCACACAAATTACATCTATTTCAGGTGTCTGGGCTTTTATTATGGAAGCAGGCGCAGGTTTAGGCTTAGTGTTGATTTTGCGCTGGTACTGGTGGCGCATTAATGCCTGGAGTGAAATTGTAGCCACTATTGCGCCATTCATTGCCTATGCCTTTTCTAAGTTTGTGCTGGCATGGGAATTCCCGAACAGCTTCTTCCTGACAGTAGGCTTTACAACTCTTGCCTGGATCATAGCCACTTATGTAACACCGGCAGTACCGTCGGGAGTACTGCAGGACTTTTATCAGAAAATACAGCCTGATGGCGCCTGGAGGCCTGTTCGCATTTCGCTGCAGCTGCCAAAGCCCCGCACGCGCATCTTCCATTTGCTGGTTGCCTGGTTATCTGCCGTAGTAATGGTTTACTCCACGCTTTTCTTTATCGGAGACTTAATATTCCAGAACTATAGCCGCTTTTTTATCTGGCTAGGTGTTGCCCTGCTTTCTATGTTTGTAATGATCGCCATTTCAAAGCGCATCAAGTTTTTCGACGATTGA
- a CDS encoding class I SAM-dependent RNA methyltransferase, whose protein sequence is MAKSDSSGNFNMIATTLAGLEEVLAEELRALDMDYVKVANRAVTFSGSLRQLYEANLWCRTAIRILKPLRNFKARDEKDLYNQVQKVNWSDYLGLEQTFAIDAVVSHSTFEHSLYVAQLTKDAIVDQFRKATGERPSVDRVRADIRINLHMHENMVTLSLDASGDSLHRRGYRLQTNVAPLNEVLAAGIIALSGWDKKSTFIDPMCGSGTFLIEAAMMAQNIAPGIFRRDPYGFENWKDYNKELFEMVWRTAEAKERREPQATIMGYDIDPDYIDAAYANIENAGLENIIKLEEADFFKTKAPSEAGVLVMNPPYNERIVSDDINLLYKQIGDTLKNNYQGFDAFVFTGNLDAAKHVGLRTSRRTPLYNGAIDCRLLKYELYRGSRRNEE, encoded by the coding sequence ATGGCAAAATCAGATTCTTCCGGAAATTTTAACATGATTGCTACCACGCTGGCTGGTTTAGAAGAGGTACTGGCAGAAGAGCTTCGGGCACTGGACATGGATTATGTTAAAGTAGCCAATCGTGCTGTTACTTTTTCCGGTAGCCTTCGTCAGCTCTACGAAGCGAACCTTTGGTGCCGTACGGCTATTCGTATTTTAAAGCCATTGCGCAATTTTAAGGCCCGCGACGAAAAGGATCTTTATAACCAGGTTCAGAAAGTGAACTGGTCTGATTACCTGGGCCTGGAGCAAACCTTTGCGATTGATGCTGTTGTAAGTCATTCTACTTTTGAGCATTCCCTATATGTGGCGCAGCTAACAAAAGATGCCATTGTAGATCAGTTCAGAAAAGCAACCGGCGAGCGGCCTTCGGTAGACCGGGTTCGTGCTGATATACGAATCAATCTGCACATGCACGAGAACATGGTGACGCTCTCTCTCGATGCATCGGGTGATTCTCTGCACCGGCGTGGCTATCGCTTACAAACCAACGTAGCTCCGCTGAATGAAGTACTGGCTGCTGGTATTATAGCTTTATCCGGTTGGGATAAAAAGTCCACTTTCATTGATCCTATGTGCGGGTCAGGTACTTTTTTAATCGAAGCCGCTATGATGGCACAAAACATAGCTCCTGGTATTTTCCGCCGCGACCCGTACGGCTTCGAGAACTGGAAAGACTATAATAAAGAGCTTTTTGAGATGGTCTGGCGAACCGCAGAGGCCAAAGAGCGACGGGAACCACAGGCTACAATCATGGGCTACGACATTGACCCAGATTACATTGATGCGGCTTATGCTAATATTGAAAATGCTGGCCTGGAGAATATTATCAAATTAGAAGAGGCAGACTTCTTTAAAACTAAAGCACCGTCTGAAGCCGGTGTGTTGGTTATGAACCCGCCCTACAACGAGCGTATCGTGTCTGATGATATTAACCTGCTCTATAAACAAATAGGAGACACTCTAAAAAACAACTACCAGGGCTTTGATGCCTTTGTGTTTACGGGAAACTTGGATGCTGCCAAACATGTAGGTCTGCGTACTTCCCGCCGCACACCGCTTTATAATGGCGCTATAGATTGCAGGCTGTTGAAGTATGAGTTGTATAGAGGAAGCAGGCGAAATGAAGAGTAG
- a CDS encoding DUF4290 domain-containing protein has translation MEASTTFKQDLLLREYGRNVQDLVNYILSVEDRAERTRLSHLLINLMSKLNPQLRDIQDAQQKLWNHLFVMSGSKLDVDSPFPLSAMEYLNDKPQPMDYPLDTPNFKHYGKNVELLIQRATELEDDKEREAAIISIGKLMKTLYRSYNKDSITDDVILSDIRQISKGKLNIDLNYVESNNLFESNGKPQQEQQQRSNQQQQNRGRKNTRTTSNQRNK, from the coding sequence ATGGAAGCTAGTACCACCTTTAAACAAGATTTGCTGCTGCGAGAGTATGGCAGAAACGTGCAAGACCTTGTTAACTACATTCTTTCAGTAGAAGACAGAGCAGAACGCACGCGTTTGTCACACTTGCTCATTAACCTGATGTCGAAGCTTAACCCACAGCTGCGTGATATTCAGGATGCACAGCAAAAGCTCTGGAACCACCTTTTTGTGATGTCAGGCTCCAAACTGGATGTAGATTCTCCTTTTCCACTAAGTGCTATGGAATATCTGAACGATAAACCACAGCCAATGGATTATCCGCTGGATACGCCCAACTTTAAGCATTATGGTAAAAATGTAGAATTACTTATTCAACGGGCTACCGAACTGGAAGATGACAAGGAGCGTGAGGCTGCCATCATCTCAATCGGTAAGCTCATGAAAACTTTATACCGTTCTTATAACAAAGACAGCATTACAGATGATGTGATTCTGTCGGATATCAGACAGATTTCGAAAGGAAAACTGAACATAGACCTGAACTATGTAGAAAGCAACAACCTGTTTGAATCGAACGGCAAGCCGCAGCAGGAACAACAGCAACGCAGTAACCAGCAACAGCAAAACCGCGGCAGAAAAAATACCAGAACCACTTCTAACCAACGAAATAAATAA
- the murA gene encoding UDP-N-acetylglucosamine 1-carboxyvinyltransferase, producing MASFEVIGGNKLKGDIYPQGAKNEALQILCAVLLTPETVTISNIPDIRDVNKLIELLKDLGVAIDKVSADTYTFRADNINLDYLETESFVEQGRAIRGSVMIVGPLLARYGKAKMPKPGGDKIGRRRLDTHFIGFEKLGAKFSYETSESFFSVSADRLKGTYILLDEASVTGTANILMAAVLAEGTTTIYNAACEPYIQQLCRMLNRMGANISGVGSNLLVIEGVEKLGGTEHRMLPDMIEIGSFIGLAAMTGSEITIKDCKIPELGLIPDTFQRLGIKMEFRGDDIFIPEQDRYEVDTYIDGSILNISDHTWPGLTPDLLSVALVVATQAKGTVLIHQKMFESRLFFVDKLIDMGAQIILCDPHRATVIGQNKDIPLRGIRMTSPDIRAGVALLIAALSAEGKSIIDNVEQIDRGYQNIDGRLNALGAQIRRI from the coding sequence ATGGCTTCTTTTGAAGTAATTGGAGGTAATAAACTTAAAGGTGATATTTACCCGCAGGGGGCAAAAAACGAGGCACTGCAAATCTTGTGCGCTGTTCTACTTACCCCTGAAACCGTTACCATTTCCAATATTCCTGATATTCGGGATGTAAACAAGCTGATTGAGCTTCTTAAAGATTTAGGTGTTGCGATTGACAAAGTCTCAGCAGATACTTATACTTTCCGCGCCGATAATATAAACCTGGACTACCTGGAGACAGAAAGCTTTGTAGAACAAGGCCGTGCTATCCGTGGTTCTGTCATGATTGTCGGCCCTCTGCTAGCCCGCTATGGCAAAGCCAAAATGCCGAAGCCAGGTGGTGATAAAATTGGCCGCAGGCGTTTAGACACGCACTTTATCGGGTTCGAAAAACTCGGAGCTAAATTCAGCTATGAAACCAGCGAGAGTTTCTTCAGTGTATCTGCTGATAGGCTGAAAGGAACCTATATCCTGCTCGATGAGGCTTCTGTAACTGGTACTGCCAATATTCTAATGGCAGCCGTGCTGGCAGAAGGCACCACCACTATCTACAATGCCGCCTGCGAACCTTACATACAGCAGCTTTGCCGTATGTTAAACCGCATGGGAGCCAACATCAGTGGCGTAGGTTCTAACCTGCTGGTAATTGAAGGTGTAGAAAAATTAGGTGGCACAGAACACCGTATGCTGCCCGACATGATCGAGATCGGTTCTTTTATAGGTCTGGCAGCCATGACAGGTTCCGAAATTACCATCAAAGACTGTAAGATACCTGAGCTTGGCCTGATACCGGATACATTCCAGCGCCTGGGGATTAAAATGGAGTTCAGAGGCGACGATATCTTTATTCCGGAGCAGGACCGGTATGAGGTAGATACTTACATTGACGGCAGTATTCTGAACATCTCCGACCATACCTGGCCAGGCTTAACTCCCGATCTGCTCAGCGTAGCACTTGTAGTTGCTACACAAGCTAAAGGTACTGTGCTCATTCATCAGAAAATGTTTGAGAGCCGACTGTTCTTTGTTGATAAGTTAATCGACATGGGAGCTCAGATCATTCTTTGCGACCCACACAGGGCTACAGTCATTGGTCAGAACAAAGACATTCCGCTTCGGGGCATTCGCATGACCTCTCCTGATATTCGCGCCGGAGTTGCCCTGCTTATTGCAGCACTTTCTGCCGAAGGCAAAAGCATCATCGATAATGTAGAGCAAATTGACAGAGGCTACCAAAACATAGATGGACGCTTGAATGCTTTAGGCGCTCAGATCAGACGCATCTGA